Part of the Oerskovia paurometabola genome is shown below.
TCCTGCGCAAGGACTTCGTCGTCACTCCCTACCAGGTCTGGGAAGCCCGCGCGCACGGGGCGGACCTCGTCCTGCTCATCGTCGCGGCCCTCGAGCAGACGGTCCTGACGTCGCTCGTCGAGCGCGTCCACTCGCTCGGCATGACGGCCCTCGTCGAGGTGCACACGCTCGACGAGGTCTCGCGCGCGATCGACGCGGGTGCCCGTGTCATCGGCGTCAACGCTCGCGACCTCAAGACGCTCGAGGTCGACCGCACGACCTTCGCGCGGCTCGCTCCGGCGATCCCCGACGAGTACGTGCGCATCGCGGAGTCCGGGGTGCGCGGACCGCACGACGTCATGGACTACGCCCGCTCCGGCGCGCACGCCGTCCTCGTGGGCGAGGCCCTCGTCACGGACGCCGCGCCCCGTGCGTCGGTCGCCGACCTCGTCGCGGCGGGCTCGCACCCGTCCCTGTGGTCCGTCCGACACTGAGCAAGCCCCCGACACCCCCAGATCCCGTACCGAGGAGGTCAGGCCGCGTGCCCGACGCAACACGTTCCCTGCAGGACCAGCAGGGCCCCTACTTCGGGGACTTCGGCGGACGCTTCGTCCCGGAAGCCCTGATCGCCGCTCTCGACGAGCTCGAGGCCGAGTACCGCAAGGCCGTCGTCGACCCGACCTTCCAGGAGGAGCTGGCCCGGCTGCACCGCGAGTACACCGGACGCCCCAACCCCCTCACGGAGGTGCCCCGCTTCGCGGAGCACGCCGGGGGCGCGCGCGTCTTCCTCAAGCGCGAGGACCTCAACCACACCGGCTCGCACAAGATCAACAACGTGCTCGGCCAGGCGCTGCTCGTCAAGCGCATGGGCAAGAAGCGTGTCATCGCGGAGACCGGCGCAGGGCAGCACGGAGTGGCCACGGCGACCGCCGCGGCGCTCATGGACCTCGAGTGCGTCGTCTACATGGGCGAGGAGGACACCGAGCGCCAGGCGCTGAACGTCGCGCGCATGCGCCTGCTCGGTGCGACGGTCGTCCCGGTCACGATCGGCTCACGCACCCTCAAGGACGCGATCAACGAGGCGCTGCGCGACTGGGTCGCCAACGTCGACACCACGCACTACCTGCTGGGCACCGTCACCGGGCCGCACCCGTTCCCGGAGATGGTCCGCGACTTCCACCGCATCATCGGTGAGGAGGCGCGTGCACAGATCCTCGACCGGATCGGGCGCCTGCCCGACGCGCTCGCCGCGTGCGTGGGCGGGGGGTCGAACGCGCTGGGCCTGTTCAACGCGTTCCTCGACGACGAGGACGTCGCGCTCTACGGCTTCGAGGCCGGGGGAGAGGGCGTCCCGACCGGCAAGCACGCCGCCCGGTTCAGCGGTGGCGCCCCGGGCGTGCTGCACGGCGCACGCTCCTACCTCATGCAGGACGAGGACGGGCAGACGCTTCCCAGCCACTCGATCTCCGCAGGGCTCGACTACCCGAGCGTCGGGCCGGCCCACTCGTGGCTCCACGACCTGGGCCGGGCGACGTACGAGCCCGTGACCGACGTCGAGGCCATGGAGGCCTTCCGCCTCCTGTGCCGCACCGAGGGCATCATCCCCGCGATCGAGTCGGCGCACGCGCTGGCCGGTGCGCTGCGGATCGGCCGCGAGGCGCAAGCCGCGGGCAAGGAGGACACCGTGATCCTGGTGAACCTCTCGGGCCGCGGGGACAAGGACGTCGCGACCGCGGCGCGGTGGTTCGACCTGATCGACGCGGACACCGTGGTCGACGGCGAAGGGAGCAGCCTGTGAGCGGGACCGTCGGGGGCGTCCGCGCCCCCCACGCGACGTCGGCGCGGATCGACGAGCTGGCGGCGGAGGGGCGTGCCGCGCTCGTCGGCTACCTGCCCGTCGGCTACCCGAGCGTCGAGGGGACGGTCCAGGCCGCGACGGCGCTGGTCGAGTCCGGGGTCGACATCATCGAGCTCGGCCTGCCGTACACGGACCCCGTCATGGACGGACCGGTCATCCAGCGCGCGGTCGAGCACGCGCTCGC
Proteins encoded:
- the trpB gene encoding tryptophan synthase subunit beta is translated as MPDATRSLQDQQGPYFGDFGGRFVPEALIAALDELEAEYRKAVVDPTFQEELARLHREYTGRPNPLTEVPRFAEHAGGARVFLKREDLNHTGSHKINNVLGQALLVKRMGKKRVIAETGAGQHGVATATAAALMDLECVVYMGEEDTERQALNVARMRLLGATVVPVTIGSRTLKDAINEALRDWVANVDTTHYLLGTVTGPHPFPEMVRDFHRIIGEEARAQILDRIGRLPDALAACVGGGSNALGLFNAFLDDEDVALYGFEAGGEGVPTGKHAARFSGGAPGVLHGARSYLMQDEDGQTLPSHSISAGLDYPSVGPAHSWLHDLGRATYEPVTDVEAMEAFRLLCRTEGIIPAIESAHALAGALRIGREAQAAGKEDTVILVNLSGRGDKDVATAARWFDLIDADTVVDGEGSSL
- the trpC gene encoding indole-3-glycerol phosphate synthase TrpC, translating into MTVLEDIVAGVREDLAERQARTTLDELKERASRVHGALDCISRLKAEDAVAVIAEVKRSSPSKGDLAAIADPASLASEYEKGGAAVISVLTEQRRFNGSLADLDAVRGKVDIPVLRKDFVVTPYQVWEARAHGADLVLLIVAALEQTVLTSLVERVHSLGMTALVEVHTLDEVSRAIDAGARVIGVNARDLKTLEVDRTTFARLAPAIPDEYVRIAESGVRGPHDVMDYARSGAHAVLVGEALVTDAAPRASVADLVAAGSHPSLWSVRH